Proteins found in one Gimesia chilikensis genomic segment:
- a CDS encoding UvrD-helicase domain-containing protein: MSQQPTYTEQQAAAIYPRDVSIALSAGAGCGKTFVLTQRFLKLIEPGSPPDRLSHIVAITFTERAAREMRDRVRETCLEQLRSCPPEEVGHWQTVIRGLDSARISTIHSFCTSILRTHAVSARLDPHFGLLEQGTSDAFLRKVVREAIHDLLQEEDEDCLELVYRYGLERTYELFISLVPQQFRIEFEQFSDLSEEQLAGRMRKFWVDSYIPMQLAEIANAESTRFLLRLMAAQDPVNKKMRDRFQVLTSRLPELLEGAEHNRAVLLGTLIEHAKVQGAGTKKDWDDLDVYEQIKDGFTELRKSLTKVYEILSPDPAAFLQAAEYSLRVLRVTEFVAGRYQESKAEKGLLDFDDLLLQTRDLFRRDPQAKQRAAAGIEFLMVDEFQDTDPVQSEIVRALCGKELLTGKLFLVGDAKQSIYRFRRADPEVFHQLRQEIPEQGRLPLSVNFRSQPAILNFTNCLFASAMEQYYEPLTPFDEEQHSPTPAIEFLFAAPDDPEIKGAEALRETEADWIAARVRQLLEDETPRIWAKNRQTGQRELRRVEPGDICILFRALSNVALYEKAFQQQDLDYYLVGGRAFYAQQEIYDLSNLCQYLDNADDELSLLGVLRSPFFSLSDDTLYTIVRNADSLTRAMQVEPPEELRPEQHRQVRYAQSVLQELRAKKDRLSLVELLNLALERTGYDAALMNEFLGDRKLANLRKLIELARNFEGTGLFTLKDFVQRIRDSILEESKEELAATLPETSDVVRLMTIHQSKGLEFPVVILADMDRKPAPGGTAPFLHPEWGGLLNLPAERGTAPDNFAFKMHRGLEQRADEEETVRLLYVAVTRAADYLILSAGLPYDRKIESPWMKLLARHFDLTTGAPAIDPYLGKLTLGDVAPDQIPAIRVHHEMPQPLTRPEKKQRELKPSQFVAALEQGTPEPFPESYGVIAPRPGALSHVSVSQLEVIDAELQHLLEPEVDQVPINEVLSADEATQLGTITHAVIERLEPEKPEQAPRIVAAVLAEQPPQVREKLQPLVERQISAWYASELCQTLKQTRVHYRELDFLLHWPPGAEVDSDQAVTVTGSIDALVQTESGDWMLFDYKTGSRMARMSAEQLIAEYEFQLGVYTLAVEQLLGARPASIGLAVVQDSVRYIECDLDADRLEQISRRLTQAVSSLLQPSAAAESR, encoded by the coding sequence ATGTCGCAACAACCCACTTACACCGAGCAGCAGGCAGCAGCGATCTATCCGCGTGATGTCTCGATTGCGCTCTCTGCGGGAGCCGGTTGCGGTAAGACATTTGTTCTGACGCAGCGGTTTCTCAAGTTAATCGAGCCCGGCAGTCCTCCCGATCGATTGAGCCATATCGTCGCGATTACCTTCACCGAACGGGCGGCCCGTGAGATGCGGGATCGGGTTCGTGAAACCTGCCTGGAGCAACTCCGCAGTTGTCCCCCGGAAGAAGTCGGACACTGGCAAACCGTCATCCGGGGGCTGGACTCTGCGCGGATCAGCACGATTCATTCTTTCTGCACATCAATCCTGCGGACACACGCTGTCAGTGCCCGCCTCGATCCCCATTTCGGGCTCCTGGAACAGGGAACCAGTGACGCCTTCTTACGGAAGGTAGTCCGTGAAGCGATTCACGATCTGTTACAGGAGGAAGACGAAGACTGTCTGGAACTGGTTTACCGCTATGGACTGGAACGAACTTATGAACTGTTCATCTCCCTGGTCCCTCAGCAGTTTCGGATTGAATTCGAGCAGTTTTCAGATCTGTCAGAGGAACAGCTGGCAGGCCGTATGCGGAAATTCTGGGTTGATTCTTATATTCCCATGCAACTGGCGGAAATCGCGAATGCGGAAAGCACCCGGTTTTTGCTCAGACTGATGGCGGCCCAGGATCCTGTGAATAAAAAGATGCGGGACCGGTTTCAGGTCCTCACATCGCGACTTCCCGAACTGCTGGAAGGAGCAGAACACAACCGTGCGGTTCTGCTGGGGACTTTGATTGAGCACGCCAAAGTACAGGGCGCAGGGACGAAGAAAGACTGGGATGACCTGGATGTTTATGAGCAGATTAAAGACGGGTTTACCGAGCTCAGAAAATCGCTCACGAAGGTTTATGAAATTCTCTCACCTGATCCGGCTGCCTTTTTACAGGCGGCTGAATATAGTCTGCGAGTCTTAAGAGTCACAGAGTTCGTTGCCGGTCGATACCAGGAGAGTAAAGCGGAAAAAGGGCTACTGGACTTTGACGACCTGCTGCTGCAGACCCGCGACCTGTTTCGGCGCGATCCACAGGCAAAGCAGAGGGCGGCAGCGGGAATCGAGTTCCTGATGGTGGATGAGTTTCAGGATACCGACCCCGTTCAGAGTGAAATCGTGCGTGCCTTGTGTGGAAAAGAACTGCTCACAGGCAAGCTCTTTCTGGTGGGGGATGCGAAGCAGTCGATTTACCGTTTCAGACGCGCGGATCCCGAAGTCTTTCATCAGCTGCGTCAGGAGATTCCGGAGCAGGGCCGTTTGCCGCTGAGCGTCAATTTCCGCAGTCAACCAGCCATTTTGAATTTCACCAACTGCCTGTTTGCCTCTGCAATGGAGCAGTATTATGAGCCGTTGACTCCCTTTGACGAGGAACAGCACTCTCCGACGCCGGCAATCGAATTTCTGTTCGCTGCTCCCGACGATCCGGAGATCAAGGGGGCCGAGGCGCTCCGCGAGACGGAAGCGGACTGGATCGCAGCCCGGGTACGCCAGCTGCTGGAAGACGAGACTCCCCGGATCTGGGCCAAAAACCGTCAGACCGGCCAGCGCGAACTGAGACGCGTAGAGCCGGGGGATATCTGTATTCTGTTTCGGGCTCTGTCGAATGTGGCCCTGTATGAGAAAGCATTTCAGCAGCAGGATCTGGACTATTACCTGGTTGGCGGACGCGCGTTTTACGCGCAGCAGGAAATCTACGATCTGAGTAATCTGTGCCAGTACCTGGATAACGCCGATGATGAACTGAGTCTCCTGGGCGTTTTACGCTCTCCTTTCTTCAGTCTGTCTGATGATACGCTGTATACGATTGTAAGAAACGCAGACAGTCTGACTCGTGCGATGCAGGTTGAGCCGCCCGAAGAGCTCCGGCCTGAGCAGCACCGCCAGGTGCGTTATGCCCAAAGCGTGCTGCAGGAACTGAGAGCAAAAAAAGATCGTCTCTCACTGGTGGAACTGTTGAATCTGGCCCTGGAGCGAACCGGCTACGATGCCGCTTTGATGAACGAGTTTCTGGGAGACCGCAAGCTCGCTAACCTGAGGAAGCTGATTGAGCTGGCTCGTAATTTTGAAGGGACCGGCCTGTTTACGCTGAAAGATTTCGTGCAGCGAATTCGTGATTCCATTCTGGAAGAGAGCAAGGAAGAACTGGCGGCGACATTACCTGAAACCAGTGATGTCGTCCGCCTGATGACGATCCACCAGTCAAAAGGTCTGGAATTCCCCGTAGTGATTCTGGCTGACATGGACCGAAAGCCCGCACCGGGAGGAACCGCTCCCTTTCTGCATCCGGAATGGGGAGGCTTGCTCAACCTGCCCGCCGAACGGGGAACGGCTCCGGACAATTTTGCTTTTAAAATGCACCGGGGACTGGAACAGCGGGCCGACGAGGAAGAGACCGTGCGTCTGCTCTATGTCGCCGTAACCCGGGCGGCAGATTATCTGATACTGTCTGCAGGCTTACCATATGATCGCAAAATTGAGTCACCCTGGATGAAGCTGCTGGCCCGGCATTTTGATCTCACCACAGGCGCCCCCGCGATCGATCCCTATCTGGGTAAACTGACGCTGGGTGATGTTGCCCCCGACCAGATTCCCGCGATTCGTGTTCATCATGAGATGCCTCAGCCGCTCACGCGACCGGAGAAGAAACAGCGAGAATTGAAACCCAGTCAGTTCGTCGCCGCACTGGAACAGGGGACTCCCGAACCATTTCCGGAATCTTATGGCGTGATTGCTCCACGACCGGGGGCGCTGTCGCATGTGAGTGTTTCTCAACTGGAAGTGATTGACGCTGAACTGCAACACCTGCTGGAACCGGAAGTGGACCAGGTGCCGATAAACGAGGTGCTGTCGGCGGACGAGGCGACACAACTGGGAACAATCACACACGCAGTCATCGAACGGCTGGAACCGGAGAAGCCCGAACAGGCACCGCGGATCGTCGCTGCCGTCCTCGCAGAACAACCACCTCAGGTACGAGAGAAACTGCAACCACTGGTAGAACGCCAGATATCCGCCTGGTATGCCTCGGAGTTATGTCAGACTCTGAAACAGACGCGGGTGCATTATCGGGAACTCGATTTTTTGTTGCACTGGCCCCCCGGAGCCGAGGTGGATAGCGATCAGGCGGTGACAGTCACAGGCAGCATTGATGCGCTCGTTCAAACCGAGTCGGGGGACTGGATGCTGTTTGATTACAAAACCGGTTCCCGAATGGCACGAATGAGTGCAGAACAGCTGATCGCAGAGTATGAATTCCAATTAGGAGTCTATACACTGGCCGTAGAACAGCTACTGGGGGCCAGACCCGCTTCTATTGGTCTGGCAGTCGTTCAGGACTCCGTGCGGTATATCGAATGTGATCTGGACGCGGACCGGCTGGAGCAGATCTCCCGCCGGTTGACACAGGCTGTTTCCAGTTTGCTTCAACCTTCAGCAGCGGCAGAAAGTCGTTAA
- a CDS encoding class I SAM-dependent methyltransferase — MSSESHSELECFRQLQQSPEIFELIASHSGTEFQLQKQLREQYPEDVVRAALTLAELRMRGRAKFSRADQMWFDRKSLEQATPEAVSNYKAARFSGSVYDFCCGMGGDLVALAQHARVTGVDLEPVLCQFARWNSEVYEVADQVTVINQPLEEVKDREGLLHIDPDRRPHSGGKVIRIEDYRPDLETLLGLIQEFSGGAIKLSPASNFAGKFPGSETELISLNGECKEATVWFGSLAGESEFRATAISKSGEVASIAGHPMDAFCSVIPPGGYLYDPDPAVVRSGLLDVAAAESDLNRLDAEEEYLTSSEPVDSPFFRRFRILDELSNQDRDLKKYFRSADFGQLEIKCRRIPVPIEALRRKLSLKGKAAGVLVIARLDGKSRALVCERE, encoded by the coding sequence ATGTCCAGCGAGTCCCACTCCGAGCTTGAATGTTTCAGGCAGTTACAGCAGTCCCCGGAAATTTTTGAGCTGATCGCCTCCCACTCCGGGACCGAATTTCAGTTACAGAAACAACTGCGCGAACAGTATCCCGAAGATGTTGTGCGTGCCGCATTGACGCTGGCAGAACTGCGGATGCGCGGGCGGGCCAAGTTCTCTCGCGCAGACCAGATGTGGTTCGACAGAAAGAGCCTGGAACAGGCCACACCTGAAGCGGTTTCGAATTACAAAGCAGCGCGGTTTTCCGGTTCTGTCTATGATTTCTGTTGTGGAATGGGCGGGGATCTGGTTGCCCTGGCGCAACATGCCCGGGTAACGGGGGTTGATCTGGAACCGGTTCTGTGCCAGTTTGCCCGCTGGAACAGTGAAGTTTATGAGGTAGCGGACCAGGTGACTGTGATCAATCAGCCTCTGGAAGAGGTGAAAGATCGAGAGGGACTGCTGCATATTGATCCGGATCGTAGACCCCACTCCGGCGGGAAAGTGATTCGCATTGAAGATTATCGACCCGATCTGGAAACATTGCTGGGGCTGATCCAGGAATTTTCCGGCGGGGCCATCAAGCTCAGCCCCGCCAGTAATTTTGCGGGAAAATTTCCCGGGAGCGAGACCGAACTGATCAGCCTGAATGGGGAGTGTAAAGAAGCAACCGTCTGGTTCGGCAGTCTGGCAGGAGAATCGGAATTTCGGGCCACCGCGATTTCAAAATCAGGTGAGGTCGCCAGTATCGCCGGTCATCCGATGGATGCGTTTTGCAGCGTCATTCCACCGGGGGGATATCTGTATGATCCCGATCCGGCAGTCGTCCGCTCCGGCCTCCTGGATGTGGCAGCGGCGGAAAGTGATTTGAACCGTCTTGATGCGGAAGAAGAATATCTCACATCTTCCGAACCGGTAGACTCTCCCTTTTTCAGACGCTTCCGGATTCTGGATGAACTGTCGAATCAGGATCGTGACCTGAAAAAGTATTTTCGCTCAGCCGACTTTGGCCAGTTGGAAATCAAATGCCGTCGAATTCCTGTTCCCATCGAAGCACTCCGTCGCAAATTATCACTTAAGGGAAAAGCGGCAGGTGTTCTGGTGATTGCCCGACTGGATGGCAAATCTCGAGCTCTGGTCTGCGAACGAGAGTAG